One genomic window of Osmia bicornis bicornis chromosome 5, iOsmBic2.1, whole genome shotgun sequence includes the following:
- the LOC114871140 gene encoding probable kinetochore protein nuf2 produces MYLNVFKLTVIYKLSLVLTVTMDLEIEKIHNILIEANLPSSIKDLKNPTEEFVVDLINTFLRRFHIYVGAINNPLMEQQDIMEYIDDSDIIGLINLHTAMVQICDRIYFKDLCITDISSPGSKKIRKFAKFLANFILFANNKESDIEEQINEIQNRAKLLHDMIEKKNEVLQTKNEKALYIGKQLSLKEKYISEIQKLQSERERNNKKDAEVTAKETAAKLKKQQSVELCGTYKAEVSKLHKKVTKLQSEIIESPDKYEKHLKELEKQQSSKVQERKTMEEACQDKKHLMEQQTNIFNFVQKQLEKLVEVQDIYQQLKKVDVQEDNIKKQVDMLRTDIANFEKRLENQKGQREETEVHDIQAQYEERLSPLRNLNSQLLSDKKLSEVKLEEMKEQYNEGYLKLDEMRSTIQKLEDETTVLIKNYQVLYDKEILIEKVLWETWSNE; encoded by the exons ATgtatttaaatgtttttaaactAACTGTCATATACAAGTTGTCTTTAGTTTTAACAGTCACCATGGAtttagaaatagaaaaaatacataatattCTAATTGAAGCCAATCTTCCATCAAGTATAAAGGACCTAAAAAATCCAACTGAAGAATTTGTTGTggatttaattaatacatttttaagaAGATTTCATATATATGTTGGAGcaattaataat cCACTAATGGAACAACAAGATATAATGGAATACATAGATGATTCTGATATAATTGGACTCATAAATTTACATACCGCAATGGTACAAATATGTGATCGTATCTATTTTAAAGATTTATGTATTACAGATATATCTAGCCCAG gTTCAAAGAAAATACGGAAATTTGCAAAGTTTCttgcaaattttatattatttgcaaataacAAAGAGTCTGATATAGAAGAGCAAATCAATGAAATTCAAAATAGAGCAAAACTATTACACGATATGAtagaaaagaagaatgaaGTATTACAaactaaaaatgaaaaggCACTCTACATAGGAAAGCAGTTatcgttaaaagaaaaa tatATCTCTGAGATTCAAAAGTTGCAATCCGAAAGGGAAAGGAACAATAAGAAGGATGCAGAAGTAACGGCGAAGGAAACAGCAGCAAAACTGAAAAAACAACAATCAGTGGAGCTTTGTGGAACTTACAAAGCAGAAGTTTCAAAG TTGCATAAAAAAGTTACAAAGTTACAATCAGAGATTATCGAATCTCCTGATAAATATGAGAAGCACTTAAAAGAACTAGAAAAACAGCAAAGTTCTAAAGTGCAAGAACGAAAAACAATGGAAGAAGCATGCCAAgataaaaaacatttaatgGAGCAACAGAcaaacattttcaattttgttcaAAAGCAGTTAGAGAAATTAGTTGAAGTTCAAGATATATATCAGCAATTAAA gaaAGTAGATGTTCAAGAAGATAATATTAAGAAGCAAGTAGATATGCTTAGAACAGATATTGccaattttgaaaaaagattAGAAAATCAAAAGGGACAGCGCGAAGAAACTGAAGTACACGACATTCAAGCACAATACGAAGAGCGTCTCTCTCCTTTACGCAACTTAAATTCTCAGCTATTAAG tgACAAAAAGTTATCTGAAGTAAAATTGGAAGAAATGAAAGAGCAATATAATGAGGGGTACTTAAAATTAGATGAAATGCGAAGTACTATACAAAAATTAGAAGATGAAACTACGGTACTTATTAAGAACTACCAAGTTCTTTATGACAAGGAGATTTTAATT gAAAAAGTCTTGTGGGAAACGTGGTCAAATGAATAG
- the LOC114871138 gene encoding LOW QUALITY PROTEIN: hyccin (The sequence of the model RefSeq protein was modified relative to this genomic sequence to represent the inferred CDS: inserted 2 bases in 1 codon; deleted 6 bases in 4 codons), which yields MTESLINEWLTDCADVSSSELHTFATTLSQDNEIVRALYVLLEERSKYSQLVDTVCDQLYNFYRSRETELQRFTLQFLPTLIYIYLNSAAHGDIKNCRSVETLLIGLYNLEIMDKSGQPKAISFRLPSLAMLSVYHEPATLAPASLTESAVRRFEECNTKLVSWGPLQQVETLTAQNRLKVMTALLFIYNQQLGYISKFALEQLCKVATKLVTQGFMKPGHHQRSSYGSESSFVPRLLPRIPVSSQFLLEFLHAVYFAMYNDCWYIGTQAVEDIHNRACYETYPDVMLVTNAIRNSASSGPSGQPTDGPIGISVALSPATATATVSKSMITNASFRAKKLPDDIPIQETKEDSGGEAKSNLVSITEEESTESNRVGSIRQSKDQKIVTTITNFLVRGKKHRRRNRKVIKNVCIDPPEEENEFGSQTTLKESIKNSMLIAXFINRNVNECLIKKKKYSNVVENNLIRVYTNISLIDGERLALSGDVDNTNMEAPITLSIDNETESLTSSIQVGSV from the exons ATGACGGaaagtttaataaatgaatggcTGACGGATTGTGCAGATGTATCATCATCAGAGCTTCATACTTTTGCTACCACTCTGTCACAAGATAATGAGATAGTCAGAGCACTTTATGTACTTTTGGAAGAACGAAGTAAATATAGTCAG TTGGTGGATACAGTATGCGATCAGTTATACAATTTCTATCGTTCTCGGGAAACAGAATTACAGAGGTTTACCTTGCAGTTTTTGCCAACATTAATATACATCTATTTAAATTCTGCAGCTCATGGCGATATTAAG AACTGTAGATCTGTAGAAACATTATTAATCGGATTGTATAATCTGGAGATAATGGATAAGTCTGGACAGCCAAAAGCAATTTCTTTTAGATTACCATCGCTTGCCATGCTTTCTGTATATCACGAG CCAGCAACTTTAGCACCTGCTTCTTTAACAGAGAGTGCAGTACGTAGATTTGAAGAATGCAATACAAAACTTGTTAGTTGGGGTCCATTGCAACAAGTTGAAACATTGACTGCTCAGAATAGATTAAAAGTTATGACTGctcttttgtttatttataatcAACAATTGGGTTATATAAGCAAGTTTGCTTTGGAACAGTTATGCAAAGTTGCTACCAA ACTTGTTACCCAAGGATTTATGAAACCAGGACACCATCAACGATCTTCGTACGGAAGTGAATCTAGTTTTGTTCCAAGACTTCTACCTCGTATACCTGTATCCAGTCAATTTCTTCTTGAATTTTTGCATGCTGTATATTTTGCTAT GTATAACGATTGCTGGTACATAGGAACTCAAGCAGTGGAAGATATTCATAATCGAGCATGTTATGAAACATATCCAGATGTTATGCTAGTCACGAATGCTATACGAAATTCTGCTAGCAGTGGTCCGTCAG GTCAACCTACCGATGGACCAATTGGTATTAGCGTCGCGTTATCACCAGCAACTGCAACCGCCACGGTGTCTAAATCAATGATTACAAACGCTTCTTTCCGGGCCAAAAAATTGCCAG aTGATATACCAATTCAAGAAACTAAGGAGGATTCTGGAGGAGAGGCAAAAAGTAATCTTGTTTCTATTACTGAAGAAGAATCCACAGAATCA AACAGAGTTGGTTCAATAAGACAATCGAAGGATCAAAAGATTGTGACAACGATTACAAACTTTCTAGTGCGTGGA AAGAAACATCGAAGAAGGAATAGAAAAGTAATTAAGAACGTTTGTATTGATCCGCCTGAAGAAGAAAACGAATTTGGATCTCAGACAACGTTAAAggaaagtattaaaaattcaatgttAATAGC ATTCATTAATAGAAATGTTAATGAGTgtttaatcaaaaaaaaaaaatat agtAATGTCGtggaaaacaatttaattagAGTATACACTAACATTTCTTTAATTGATGGCGAA CGACTTGCATTAAGTGGAGATGTCGATAACACTAATATGGAGGCTCCTATTACATTAAGTATAGATAATGAAACAGAATCATTGACTTCGTCTATTCAAGTCGGTTCTGTTTAA